From a single Pseudobutyrivibrio xylanivorans genomic region:
- a CDS encoding methyl-accepting chemotaxis protein: MAQVKTSELSVKRSIGKTLLFSLVPIILIGTISIIGFLTYSARSIITEIALMDLMAETDSNSRALGTKFQMLTSKFGEYCDTLEQVYFEDHDAMLKYIEPSTKYKPVENSGIYIGFSDDTYLFANGTIQAADWKPTERGWYAAGVDNETFVCIEPYVDSTTNELCVTYVRNINFYDGQFGVAATDVFLSKLQEEVAALTPMKTGGSMVLAGDDIISYFDPTLNGTKVSESGNTYLEEVKKYAEGEPTDVVKIYQPTAKENYYVFAKAIPGTPWVLVSSVSEDDVMKDANKFTNIAIIVMILLVIVIISVILITVKNIITKPVTILSDSIHKISEGDFTTKMPKDKGDEIGLISREMDSFVSIMNGAISSIQSKAEQLQADSETSKNASGKMSSEATDQSVSMGQIQDTMDDISNAVAELAENATSLAHAVSDLTDNGNSTNEVMLNLVDQAKIGQEDMTAVQENMSKITESMSEMNDVVLTVGDSAKQITDIVQMIDSIAEQTNLLSLNASIEAARAGEAGKGFAVVADEIGKLAQNSQDAAKEIGDIIRQITGLISDLADKSQHNTDSINESGLAVEKAGTSFNKIYEDLNIAAETMKNMINMMGEVNDIASSVAAISQQQSASSEEISATMYTLTESANQIASESQGVETVANSVSDSALSINDELSRFKIDSDL; the protein is encoded by the coding sequence ATGGCACAAGTAAAAACATCTGAACTATCCGTAAAAAGAAGTATTGGTAAAACATTACTGTTTTCTTTGGTTCCAATTATTTTAATTGGTACAATAAGCATCATTGGATTTCTTACCTATAGTGCCCGAAGTATCATTACAGAAATTGCTTTGATGGATTTAATGGCTGAAACTGATTCCAATTCTAGAGCACTTGGAACCAAATTTCAGATGCTTACTTCTAAATTCGGCGAGTATTGTGACACCTTAGAACAGGTATATTTTGAAGATCATGATGCCATGCTCAAATATATTGAGCCATCAACCAAATATAAACCTGTTGAAAATTCAGGTATTTACATAGGTTTTTCGGATGATACCTATTTGTTTGCTAATGGTACTATTCAGGCCGCTGACTGGAAACCAACAGAGCGTGGATGGTATGCAGCCGGAGTTGATAATGAAACTTTTGTATGTATCGAACCTTATGTAGATTCAACTACTAATGAGTTGTGCGTTACATATGTAAGAAATATCAATTTCTATGATGGTCAGTTCGGTGTTGCAGCTACGGATGTATTCTTATCAAAACTTCAGGAAGAGGTAGCAGCACTTACACCTATGAAGACTGGTGGCTCTATGGTATTGGCTGGTGATGACATTATCAGTTACTTTGACCCAACACTAAATGGTACTAAGGTTTCTGAATCAGGAAACACATACCTTGAAGAAGTTAAAAAATATGCTGAAGGTGAGCCTACAGATGTAGTAAAAATATATCAACCTACAGCTAAGGAAAATTACTATGTTTTTGCCAAGGCTATTCCTGGAACACCATGGGTACTTGTATCTTCTGTTTCAGAAGATGATGTAATGAAGGATGCTAACAAATTTACCAATATTGCAATAATAGTAATGATTCTTCTTGTAATTGTTATTATTTCAGTCATATTAATCACAGTTAAAAACATTATCACAAAACCTGTAACAATCCTTTCTGATAGCATTCACAAGATTTCAGAAGGTGACTTTACTACAAAGATGCCTAAGGACAAGGGTGATGAAATTGGTCTTATCAGTCGAGAGATGGATAGCTTTGTTTCTATTATGAATGGCGCTATCAGTTCTATTCAGAGCAAGGCTGAACAGCTTCAGGCCGATTCAGAAACCTCTAAAAATGCATCAGGAAAGATGAGTAGTGAAGCTACTGACCAGTCTGTTTCAATGGGACAGATTCAGGATACAATGGATGATATTTCCAATGCTGTAGCCGAACTTGCTGAAAATGCAACAAGCCTTGCTCACGCAGTTTCTGACTTGACTGATAATGGAAATTCTACAAACGAAGTAATGCTAAATCTTGTAGATCAAGCCAAGATTGGGCAGGAAGATATGACCGCTGTTCAGGAAAACATGAGTAAAATTACTGAATCCATGAGCGAAATGAACGATGTAGTATTAACTGTTGGAGATTCAGCGAAACAGATTACAGATATTGTTCAGATGATTGATTCTATCGCAGAACAGACCAATCTCCTTTCTCTTAACGCTTCTATTGAAGCTGCAAGAGCTGGTGAGGCTGGAAAAGGATTTGCAGTAGTTGCTGATGAAATCGGAAAGCTTGCTCAGAATTCTCAGGATGCTGCAAAGGAAATCGGCGATATCATCCGCCAGATTACCGGACTTATCTCAGATTTGGCTGACAAGTCTCAGCACAACACTGATTCTATTAATGAAAGTGGCTTAGCCGTAGAAAAGGCTGGTACAAGCTTTAATAAGATTTATGAAGATTTGAATATCGCTGCGGAAACTATGAAGAACATGATAAACATGATGGGCGAGGTAAACGACATCGCATCATCAGTTGCAGCTATTTCACAGCAACAGTCAGCAAGCTCAGAAGAAATATCAGCTACAATGTACACTCTTACCGAAAGTGCTAATCAGATTGCCTCTGAAAGCCAGGGCGTAGAAACTGTAGCAAATTCCGTATCAGATTCAGCACTCTCCATCAATGATGAGCTTTCACGCTTTAAGATTGATTCTGATCTGTAA
- a CDS encoding AAA family ATPase produces the protein MKLISCYIAHFGKIEDFKYNFEDGFNSILRENGWGKTTFSVFMKAMFYGLEYSPNTKKKLLERNHYLPWDGSVCGGNIVFTARDKEYRIERTFGKTDREDTFALYDNVTGLISKDFSENIGEELFRVDRDSFEKSVYIPQASIATAMTDSLNAKMGNLAAAKDDISNFDVALKSIKDARVEYTRNSKINPGKLFGIRQEINRCKEEYEKLPAIEESAEAMSCLVEEKQATLDELGAEKIKLAENIQLQSKKEQELGAYRIHKENLAREQENVAALEAYFKEGLPSEDELDMLEQTERDLAVHERTMKVLIDEQERNKAPFEKPFETRIPDETEFAIWNKMAANLSELKAKAEHSRLSEESQKQLNELKFFFGKLVPSDEQLAHIERQTTQITGLEAKVEQSNERLITLIAERDAEEKHSKSKSISVWHILGTTLLVIFIAFGVFFSTLFDEYLGRIFEIGSFIAAVIDVILMLVSGRRAYKNRLDIAAEYEERISEEESALEVSRLELRELQEECEEFLSHFLLTRASSMQENVYEIRRKLDQYRHLTDEEQSRHQEAESTFDELADLQLELYTKIQPFASAYGINLYDKGGEYEFLAQLKKDAEKYTEYLVKTEEIARHQNTITTMTIDINNVLSRYPVDENLDRADQVQEISLKKREYLAITERIKNLKEEILRFEAEYDVNEQVQSVDDLQQQQNSLDEQIMELNRQIMQEKDNLSQALEEVERLSDISEQLERLEVKEKEYKKNAEILSKTEDLLQRARESFLSKYMQPLQNGLHKYLSLLDSPEGTQSGYAIDDFELDMDLNIKLSYSGSTKSAEYLSQGYQDLVALCSRLALVDVLYADEKPILILDDPFTNLDDKKIKESLKLLHKIAADRQTVYFTCHDSRL, from the coding sequence ATGAAATTAATATCATGTTACATTGCCCATTTTGGCAAGATAGAAGATTTTAAATACAATTTTGAGGACGGCTTCAATTCAATCCTTCGGGAGAATGGTTGGGGTAAAACCACCTTCTCTGTTTTTATGAAGGCTATGTTCTATGGATTGGAGTATTCGCCAAACACCAAGAAAAAGCTTTTAGAGCGCAATCACTACCTTCCATGGGATGGCAGTGTCTGTGGTGGAAATATTGTTTTTACAGCCCGTGATAAGGAATATCGAATCGAGCGAACCTTCGGAAAGACTGACAGAGAAGATACTTTTGCTCTTTATGATAATGTTACTGGATTGATTTCTAAGGATTTTTCGGAGAATATTGGCGAGGAGCTTTTCAGGGTAGACAGAGATTCTTTCGAGAAGAGTGTCTATATTCCACAGGCATCTATTGCTACAGCTATGACAGATTCTCTCAATGCGAAGATGGGAAATCTTGCAGCTGCAAAGGATGATATTAGCAATTTTGATGTGGCATTAAAGAGCATTAAAGATGCCAGAGTTGAATATACCCGCAACAGCAAGATTAATCCAGGAAAGCTTTTTGGAATTCGACAGGAAATTAACAGATGCAAGGAAGAATACGAAAAGCTTCCTGCAATAGAGGAAAGTGCCGAGGCTATGAGCTGCCTTGTTGAGGAAAAACAGGCTACACTTGATGAACTTGGTGCAGAAAAGATTAAACTGGCAGAGAATATCCAACTCCAGAGTAAGAAGGAGCAAGAACTGGGTGCCTACCGTATTCATAAGGAAAATCTTGCCCGTGAGCAGGAGAACGTGGCAGCGCTTGAGGCCTATTTTAAAGAGGGGCTCCCATCCGAGGATGAACTGGATATGTTGGAGCAGACGGAGAGAGATTTGGCTGTTCATGAGCGTACCATGAAGGTACTTATTGATGAGCAGGAGAGAAACAAGGCTCCGTTTGAGAAACCATTTGAGACAAGAATTCCAGATGAAACTGAGTTTGCCATCTGGAACAAAATGGCCGCAAATCTTTCTGAATTGAAGGCGAAGGCTGAGCATTCAAGACTTTCAGAGGAATCACAGAAGCAGCTTAATGAATTAAAATTCTTCTTTGGAAAGCTGGTTCCTTCTGACGAGCAGCTGGCTCACATAGAACGACAGACCACTCAGATTACCGGTCTAGAAGCAAAGGTAGAACAGAGTAATGAGCGACTCATCACCCTTATTGCTGAAAGGGATGCCGAGGAGAAGCACAGCAAGAGCAAGAGCATTTCTGTTTGGCATATTTTAGGAACTACGCTTTTAGTTATTTTTATCGCCTTCGGTGTATTTTTCAGTACTCTTTTTGATGAATATCTTGGAAGAATATTTGAAATCGGTAGCTTTATCGCCGCGGTGATTGATGTAATACTAATGCTTGTCAGTGGACGAAGAGCCTATAAAAATAGATTGGACATTGCGGCAGAGTACGAAGAACGCATTTCGGAAGAGGAAAGCGCACTTGAAGTAAGCAGGCTTGAACTTAGAGAACTTCAGGAGGAATGCGAAGAATTTCTTTCTCATTTCCTTCTAACCAGAGCTTCGAGCATGCAGGAAAATGTTTATGAAATCAGGCGTAAGCTGGATCAATATCGACATCTTACAGACGAGGAACAATCTCGTCATCAGGAGGCAGAGAGTACATTTGATGAGCTTGCTGATTTGCAGCTGGAGCTTTACACCAAGATTCAACCATTTGCATCAGCTTATGGTATAAATCTTTACGATAAAGGCGGAGAATATGAATTTCTTGCTCAGCTGAAAAAGGATGCAGAGAAATACACGGAGTATCTGGTGAAGACTGAGGAAATCGCTCGCCATCAAAACACCATTACTACAATGACTATCGACATTAACAATGTGCTTAGTAGGTACCCTGTTGATGAGAACTTGGACAGAGCAGACCAAGTGCAGGAGATTAGCTTGAAGAAGCGTGAATATCTTGCTATCACAGAGCGAATCAAGAATCTGAAAGAAGAAATTTTAAGATTTGAAGCTGAGTATGATGTTAACGAGCAGGTTCAGTCGGTGGATGATTTGCAGCAGCAACAGAATTCTTTGGATGAGCAAATCATGGAACTCAATCGACAGATTATGCAGGAGAAGGACAACCTTTCACAGGCCCTTGAAGAGGTGGAACGACTGTCGGATATTTCTGAACAGCTGGAGCGTCTTGAGGTTAAGGAAAAGGAATACAAGAAAAATGCAGAAATCCTTTCTAAAACAGAGGACCTCCTGCAGAGAGCACGTGAAAGCTTTCTTTCAAAATACATGCAGCCGCTTCAGAATGGTTTGCATAAGTATTTAAGTCTTCTGGACAGTCCAGAGGGAACCCAGTCAGGCTATGCCATCGATGATTTTGAGCTTGATATGGATTTGAACATAAAGCTTTCGTATTCGGGAAGCACAAAGAGTGCAGAGTACCTTTCTCAGGGCTATCAGGATCTTGTAGCATTATGCTCTCGCCTTGCCCTGGTAGATGTCCTCTATGCCGACGAGAAACCAATTTTGATTTTGGACGACCCATTCACAAATCTCGATGACAAAAAAATAAAGGAGTCACTGAAACTCCTTCATAAGATTGCTGCGGATAGGCAGACGGTATATTTCACTTGTCATGATTCGCGGCTATAA
- a CDS encoding metallophosphoesterase family protein, with the protein MRIIHCADLHLDSKMESNLDKEQALLRRSELIETYERMVDYAHENQARAILISGDLFDKTHIRKEVKKRVVEQIVNHPEIDFYYLKGNHDRCDFMEEGIDEIPSNFHMFTDEGWTSYACEDVVITGMELNASNATTLAQRLVLDSAATNIVMLHGQQSDYDGKDGAEIVNTTALKGKFIDYLALGHVHKYIFEQLDERGVYCYPGCLEGRGFDETGDKGFVVLDINDGKIESEFIPFAKRRLHEITVPVTADMDLQRTVNRAKRYLDDVDPQDLIKFVLTGERELDDELDIVRFLHLFENKYFFVKCYDRTKTLVDYDSFQYDKSLKGEFVRLVQAQDMDEDEKAKIIELGIRAIMGEDVE; encoded by the coding sequence ATGCGAATTATTCACTGTGCAGATCTGCACTTAGACTCAAAAATGGAGAGTAATCTGGATAAAGAACAGGCATTGCTTAGACGCTCAGAGTTGATTGAGACTTATGAGCGTATGGTGGACTATGCCCATGAGAATCAGGCGAGAGCTATTCTGATTTCCGGAGACCTTTTCGATAAAACTCACATTCGTAAAGAAGTTAAAAAGCGTGTTGTGGAACAGATTGTAAACCACCCTGAGATAGATTTTTATTATCTCAAGGGAAATCACGACCGTTGTGACTTTATGGAGGAGGGAATTGATGAGATTCCTTCTAATTTTCATATGTTTACAGATGAAGGCTGGACAAGCTATGCCTGCGAGGATGTGGTTATCACAGGCATGGAGCTTAATGCTTCAAATGCCACTACACTGGCCCAGCGTTTGGTCCTTGATTCAGCTGCAACAAATATCGTCATGCTTCACGGACAGCAGTCTGACTATGATGGCAAGGATGGAGCAGAGATTGTAAACACTACAGCTTTAAAAGGGAAATTTATCGATTACCTTGCTCTTGGTCATGTTCACAAGTATATCTTTGAGCAGCTGGATGAGAGGGGTGTCTATTGCTATCCAGGTTGTCTTGAGGGACGTGGTTTTGACGAGACTGGTGACAAGGGCTTTGTAGTCCTTGATATTAATGATGGCAAAATTGAATCAGAGTTTATTCCATTTGCAAAGCGCCGTCTCCATGAGATAACAGTTCCAGTTACTGCGGATATGGATTTACAGCGTACTGTAAACAGGGCGAAACGTTACCTTGACGATGTGGACCCACAAGATTTGATTAAATTTGTTTTGACTGGTGAGCGTGAACTTGATGACGAGCTTGATATTGTTCGCTTTCTTCACCTATTCGAAAATAAATATTTCTTCGTAAAGTGTTATGACCGCACGAAGACTTTGGTTGATTACGACAGCTTTCAATATGACAAGTCTCTTAAGGGAGAGTTTGTGCGCCTTGTTCAGGCACAGGATATGGACGAGGACGAGAAAGCAAAGATTATTGAACTAGGCATCAGAGCCATTATGGGGGAGGATGTAGAATGA